AGTAATAATGTACGTCTCATACCCCTCTGTTTGTTTCATCTGCAGGAAGCGTTGGGAGGGCTTGGTCCACATCTCAGAGCTTCGAAGAGAAGGACGGGTTGCCAATGTTGCTGATGTTGTGAGCAAAGGACAAAGAGTAAAAGTCAAAGTGTTATCCTTTACTGGCTCCAAAACAAGCCTGAGCATGAAGGTATGGAAGACTTTCTATAGTGCTTATAATAGAATGCATGGTGCCAAACTTCTTAAAGATTACctcttttgctatttttttatctgtctgTTGAAAACTAATACATAACCATCCAAGTGGGAGTTAAACAAATTGAGTTACTGTTCTGTATTTAAGTGGCTTATTACTGTTTACTCATTTTCTGTAGGTTCTTGTTTTTGATGTAGTGTTCCTAAGAATGTTTCCACTTGGCATGTTAGCTAAGTGACAAGGCAAACCTCAAGCTGTTGCTATGTTTGTCTTCCTGTTTCAGTCTCAGGgaagtatttcattttacacTAAATCACTGCTATTGCCAAGGCAGAGTAGAGTGTTCCAGGCCTTGGGGTATACTTACTTCACAGtaccagctgaaaaaaaatttaaaaaaaagcacgCAAACCAGCATTTTCTGTATATGGGCTGTTGTCGGCAGTAGTTTCTCTGAGAAGTGtactctgctttttctcctgtgttagAGTTAATAGATAAAGGGAAGTGCAATGTAGATAGAGCTGATTAATTAATCACTCGTAATGTAGGATGTTGATCAAGACACTGGGGAAGATTTGAACCCAAACCGGAGGAGAAACCTGGTTGGAGAGAGCAATGAAGAAACTTCTATGAGAAACCCGGACAGACCCAGTCACCTGTCGCTGGTGAACGCCCCGGAGGTGGAGGACGATAGCCTTGAACGGAAACGCCTCACCCGAATTTCAGACCCagagaaatgggaaataaaGCAGGTGTGTTTTGTACTGAGGGAAATAGGGTGTCAGAAAAGTTCCTAGCGGGTTTCGTGAACTAGAATACAGCTGCATTGCTGTTTGTCTAACTTACTCCTCACCTCTAAATTGCCACCTTCTTATGATTTGGGACTTTAGCTAGTTCTAACTGTAAAGTTAGCTCTGCTTTGAGTTGGGCCAGGTAACTTCCAGAGATCGCTGTGACCTGGGGAATAACTCCGGTGACACTTGGGTGGTATTTGGTTATCGGTGCAGCCCTGCCATGCCGAAGCCAGCTGTCTCATACTCATGGTATTTAGAATAACAAAAGGACTATTTGCTCAGAGACTGGATGACATGGGGAGAGGTGCTagaatgtattttccttttcctgaaatCACAACATTTCTTTGTTCCTGTTTTACAGGTCTGGCAATAGCCAGACCTTGTAGGTATGAGTTATGTTCATTTATGGGAGCAAATTCATGTTGTATACATTCTCTTCCCAGATGATTGCAGCTAATGTGCTTTCCAAGGAAGAGTTTCCTGACTTTGATGAGGAGACTGGGATTCTTCCTAAAGTTGATGATGAAGAAGGTAGGATTTCCAAGTAGTCTTCTTGTTGTTGTAAATTCCTTGTGTTTCGGATTGTGTTTTGATTCAGAAAGAGATGATGATACAAGAGGATGTGAAGCATCTCACAATTTGCTCTCGTAAACATTTGGAGCTAGGGTTGCTCTAGCCTTATTGTTAGTGACGTTTGGATGTGCCCTGTCTGtgcattctttttatttgtggtgttttcacttttaaaactaAGCACTTTGTCAAGCACTGTTTGAAGAGGTACTTTTGTGTACTTGAAAGATCTTTAGCTTTTCTATAAAAATTGTCACTTGTGGATTTTAGATGAGGACCTTGAGATTGAGTTGGTTGAAGAAGAGCCACCATTCCTTCGAGGTCATACTAAACAGAGCATGGATATGAGTCCCATCAAAATAGTAAAGGTAAGAGATTTCCAGGACTAAAACCAATATGGttgatttaattaaataaatattgtggAATTTAATAACCAGTTTTCCACCTGGACATTTCCACCTGGGAGCCCTGAAAAACATTACCACTGAACTGAAGGTCCTTTCTTTACTTACCAGGCTGGATTCTTCCTTAACTGTAGAATAGTAAGTGGAATAATAAAACTGGTTGCTGCTGCAGGCTAATGCACATTTCGTGTCACATAAGTGTGTTAGAACATActttctctgttctgctttttcttactGGAGGACTGGGACCGCTTGAAATCTTTTTACTTACTTTCCAGAATCCAGACGGTTCCTTGTCCCAGGCTGCAATGATGCAGAGTGCTTTAGCTAAAGAGAGACGAGAACTTAAACAAGcccagagagaagcagagatggATTCTATCCCCATGGGACTCAACACACACTGGGTGGATCCTCTCCCTGATGGTATGTCTGAACACATCTCAGTaggaacttaaaaaaatacttaaacacACAAATATAGAAAGCATGCGTATTGGAACAGTAGGAGCAGGATCATCAGGGTCTGTGCTGTGTGAAACTACATGCAGTGGTGAAATTGTTTCTTTCCTAGTGGATGGAAGACAAATAGCTGCAAACATGCGAGGTATTGGGATGATGCCCAATGATATCCCAGAATGGAAGAAACATGCATTTGGTGGCAACAAAGCTTCTTATGGTAAGAAGACGCAGCTTTCCATCATTGAGCAGAGAGAGAGTCTCCCAATCTTCAGACTGAAGGAGCAGCTGATACAAGTAAGACTCTTGAAATGGCATTCTTGTTTGAGCAAGCAATAGTTTAAAGTAAGTATTCTTGGTTCAGCTTATTGACAGGTGCATAGCCAGTTGATAATTTTAAGTGCAGAGCTGTAGTTtggaataattattttaaaggatcATATATAGCTATATACTTCATTAAAGCTCCAGATATTTGTTGATATAAGTCAAAATTGAAGCCAGGATTGTGTCAGCAAGCGATGAGCCAGATAAATGGTTAAGCAGTTTGCTGACTTGATCAGTAAGAACACTTGTATGATTTTTGGTTTGGTCAGCTGGAGCAAGAGCAATAGGTGCTCAGTCTAGTCCTAGATACGCTATgttgattttgtttgctttcttgggttcttttggtgttttttggttgttttttttttatttattttgacaagTGTTTCTATTACGATCTTTTCTAGGCTGTGCATGACAACCAGATTCTGATCGTTATTGGAGAGACGGGATCTGGGAAAACAACACAGATTACCCAATACCTGGCTGAGGCAGGGTATACATCAAGAGGAAAGATTGGATGTACTCAGCCTCGCAGAGTGGCTGCAATGTCTGTTGCGAAGAGGGTGTCGGAGGAATTTGGATGCTGCTTGGGACAGGAGGTGAATTTCCATGCTGAAGGACATGCCAAAATAAGCATGagtaaaaatgggaaaaatcagTACTGGAGCTAGTTTGCTTGTGTGTTCATGTGTCTGTTCCCTTGCAGGCTGTGAAATGAGCTCGCAGAATAATAAAACTGGGAATTAACAGTGCCAATAACTTAAATCTGTAGCTTCAGTTTCTGTGCAACTCTTCTTTCTAGGTTGGCTACACCATTCGCTTTGAAGACTGCACCAGCCCTGAAACTGTGATCAAATACATGACGGATGGTATGTTACTGAGGGAGTGCTTGATAGATCCTGATCTGACCCAGTATGCCATTATCATGCTGGATGAAGCCCATGAGAGGACCATACACACCGATGTGCTCTTCGGACTGCTGAAGAAGGTAATGTCACATCTGATTTTTATTGCGTCAGTGTCCTCTGTATGCTGTGTGTGGGTAGGAGCACACAGGGAAAGGCAAGGTCACACAAGTCAAGTTCATTCACGTGCTCTGAGCCTTTtctgaagcaaagcaaatgCTCGTAAGGGTTTGTAGTCCAAATTTTCATAAGATGAGCTTTTGTGTGAAGACAAAGCAGGTaaaattcagcagaaacaaTGAGAATTGGCAATCCACGATGCTCATAATGGTGGATGAGTAGAGGAGTGTTCTTGCTTTGCTCTTCCCTCTCTGACAAAGGCTTTCCCTAATAGGTGCTGCTAAGAAAGGTTTGAAATGCGACCTTAGCAGTCAATTTTTTGAAATTCCGAGTCTGGAATGAGTTGCTGTCTACTCAGGCATTAAAATGCCTGATACTCCTGGTCGTATTTCTCTGACTTAAGTCAAGTGGTGTATGTTAATAGTCCCAAAGGCAATAAATGACCTGAGAACTTTCTATCCTGCTATAGACGGTGCAGAAACGGCAGGATATGAAGCTGATAGTGACGTCAGCGACGCTGGATGCTGTGAAATTCTCTCAGTATTTCTACGAAGCACCGATTTTCACAATTCCTGGCAGAACATACCCAGTAGAAATACTGTACACAAAAGAGCCAGAGACAGATTATTTGGATGCCAGTCTGATCACAGTAATGCAGATCCACTTAACAGAGCCACCAGGTGAGCGGAGAATGGTGTAGAGTTATTGGTGATTCAAGGACTCTTAATACCTATGAGCAAGGTCATTCTGCAAGTCACGGATCATGTATTAGTAACGTGGGCAAAATGCTCTTGGCACGACCATCTACTGTTtgcaaatacagtaaataaaatgttgaaaagtTGAGTGAGAGACAGAAGTACATTGCTTCTGGCTAAGAGTTGCTGCCCAGGGGCTAGCAAGACTTGGGGATCCTCTGCTTTAAATGGAAAAGGTGAGGGATCGAAATGTGGCCatgcaggagctgcacagaacAGAATTGATTCTgtgggtgttttcatttctttcctgtgtaGGTGACATTTTGGTGTTTCTGACTGGTCAGGAAGAGATTGACACTGCCTGTGAAATCCTCTATGAGAGGATGAAATCTCTAGGACCTGATGTGCCAGAGTTAATTATCCTACCAGTATATTCAGCTCTACCCAGTGAAATGCAAACCAGGATCTTTGACCCAGCCCCACCAGGAAGCAGAAAGGTAATTTCAGCTAAGTGTGGCTTCATCTTCTGCTGATATATTGTAATGATGAGGTGTATTATGCTGCtaatcatactttttttttttttttttttttttttagcatttctgaTTCTTTTAGTTACCGCTTCAGACAAAATGGTGTAATTTTGGAGAAAAGGTGTCATACGTAGTGTAGAGCATGTTTTTGGTTGCATACATGCCTGTACGTGTTATCTAAGCCGTTGAAAATGTATATGAAAACATACAGTTTAGCAGACCTGTGTGGAATGTGCTCGAtgtgttttttaatgctgcCTTTCAAGGATATTAACTTTAATGAGATCTAAATGCAGTTCCTGTTGGATGGATGTAAATTTCCTACCAAACAGCTAGTGAATATCTTGAGATAGTTTTCTGGAAGATGCTTCTCCAAATACGCACTGTGTTTGAGTGGTAGGCAGGAATTCCCCCTGACGTCAGTGCAGTCTGCTTACGAACTTACAGTGATCTTTCACTTGcttttaattacagattttatCATGCTTTTCTCCCGTATTGCCCAAATCTAAACCAAATGCAGATACTTAAAACCTGTCCATCTTTGACAGTAGGTAactcttctttctgttcctctgtgaACAGTTTATCTTTTAAGTGATAGTAGTTGCATTTATAACAAACTGCTTGCATCAGGTAGAGTGGATTAAGTTGAGGAACATGGTTGGCTTGGCAACCAGACACAGAACCGGTGCTGAACCAAACTGTTGTTTGCAGGTTGTCATCGCCACTAACATTGCTGAAACATCTTTGACTATTGATGGAATATATTATGTAGTTGATCCTGGCTTTGTGAAGCAGAAAGTTTATAACTCCAAGACTGGGATTGACCAGCTGGTTGTTACACCGATTTCACAGGTAGGCGTTCTGTGTTTgactctctttttatttttttttttttatttttcacttcccccacccccccactaGTAATGTGTATCTTGATGATGTGGCATTCAAGCACATGGAAGTAAAGCGAAGACAATAATGAAACCACATTTCTGATAACTTTCTGAGAGGCCTTGAGGCTGTGCCTAAAGAATACATACTTTCCTGTGTTGTATTGAAAATCTCTTTCTAATAATAGGAAAAAACTTGTgaataatgattttattttacttgttttcacCTGTGCCTGTTCGGACCTGTTCACTGAGATGTCTTGTAACCTTTAGGCTCAAGCAAAGCAGCGAGCAGGAAGGGCTGGAAGAACAGGCCCAGGAAAATGCTATAGGCTATACACAGAGCGTGCTTATCGAGATGAAATGCTAACCACCAATGTGCCTGAAATCCAGAGAACAAATTTGGCCAGTACGGTGCTTTCCCTGAAGGTGGGTATTTCAGCAACTTGTAACAAGCCAACACGATCATAAGCATTTCAGTAGATGAGTCTGTGCCTTTATGAGCTTCGTGAAGTGCTTGGTAGTTTCAGATCCTTCTAGTCAACGGAGGTATTTTGGAGGGGAGACTACATCAAATCCAATTCTCAGGCACTGAGCTTGCTCCTCTGTTTTGCTATTGAGGGTTGTAATGTTGAATATCCACCTAAATGACTGGCCTCAGCTGCACAGAACAGTTAGCTGCAGGAGGTCTGAGGAACAGGAATCTTATGTTGTTAACCGATAAGatgcttttttaaagtgatttttgaTCTCCAAACTTACACATATTCCAAATGTGTACCACCCCTCTGGGAGTCCGCAGACTGGATCTAACCCAGTACAtagcagctggggaagctgtTGCCTTTCCCCCTTTCTGGGAACAAGGGGAAGGGTGGAGATGTATTTAGTGTGCATTGGAGCTGTCAAGCCACGCTGGTTTACAAGGCAGGAAGTCTGCAAAACCAGCGTTTAGCCTGTGTGTCTCCTCAATTGAATCATCTTGCCTGGGAGGTGTATGGAACCGGTACCAAAGAGACCAGCAAACTGGATGGTGGGTGAAAGCCAATGCAGATTATCTCAAGTGTAGAAATACAGCCATGTGTTTGTGACTGCCGTTACAGTCAGGATAAGGACCTGAGGCTAGCGTTGCTTAAGGTTCTGTAGTGCCTCATTGTTTGAGGGTTACGTGTCTCTGGCTGGAGTTTGGTGTCTTCCTTCTCAGTGTTTTAACTtgagttttttcccctccctctgtTTAGGCTATGGGCATCAATGATTTGCTCTCCTTTGACTTCATGGATGCTCCCCCGATGGAAACGCTGATAACTGCCATGGAGCAGCTGTACACTCTGGGAGCTCTGGATGATGAGGGACTGCTCACTCGACTTGGGCGCAGGGTAGGCAAAATAGAATACTTCTTAGCATGGGCTGGGTTGCAAATATTTAGGGGGTGACATGAGAGTACGTGTCTAAGGACTTGCCTGGCACTGTTAGTTTCCTTTTCCTATTATTCTCTTATGCTTTATTGGTAACTTTTTGCTTACCATAGTTATGTACCTTCTGCTTTTTAAGGAGCTGCTAATATTTCTCCTCATTCATAAGGTTActtttattaatgtttaaaaatttcGAAGTGTCGGGATATTCTTGTGATAGTGAATATGGATAAATAATTTGCTTCATGTTGAGTAAAGTTACTCTGGGTGTAAAGCACGCCACTTAAGAAGGGAAGCATGAAGAAAGAGCAATGCCTTGAGAAAAAACTTGAGATTTTCCCAAGATGTTGCAGGGTACCCTGAAACACCTTTCTTGCAGATGGCAGAATTTCCCTTGGAGCCTATGTTGTGTAAGATGTTGATCATGTCGGTACATCTGGGATGCAGCGAGGAAATGTTAACAATAGTCTCCATGCTCTCTGTACAGAATGTGTTCTACAGGCCAAAGGTAAGGAATGCAGCCAAGAAGCAGCAGTGTTACAGTTTGGGTGCTTTTTGTGTGCCTGCCTCGGGTGTTAGAGAGTGAGCCTATTTGCCAAAATAAACCTGTAGCTCGGTTTTACTGCTCATACGTCACATTTCTGTTGTACGTTTTGGTTAAGTACCCTGTAGGTGTGTACGTTGGTGCTTTCTTTGCAGATGGGAAGATGGAAGTTAGAAGTCTCATATTCTCTTTTGCGTTTCCCAGTAAACACATACAACCCTAAACCAAGTCAGTCCCGGCTCTGTTGTTCAGAACGCCTTTGTCATTTTCAGATACgcagaaggtatttttttcatggcaaTCCTATGCTGTGCTGATTTCTTTTAAGTCAGCAAGCAGCAGACTATGCTGTGGTAGGATTCCTCAACAGCAGCCTCCTCttgaatctgttttttctttgttatgttggcctgctgcagtgcagcctgTTAACTTCAGTTCTTATCTGTGTAGCCACAGTGTTTGATTAATGTTTTATCTTCAGATCGGAGAAGTGGGGAGAGGTGGGTAGGCCAGCAGGGTCAAAGCTTCGGCACCTTGGTTGATGTGTAATTGAGGTTCTTCTAGAGGAATAAAAAACTAGGTAGTTCAATGCATGCATATGCTTCGTACAGCGTAAATGAGCCATTTACTTTGAAGCGTCCTTTTGAAAATAGGGACTGAAATTGAATAAAAAgtatcaggaaaaaacccaaccagacaaaaacagtttttcatCATGTCTGGTGAAGTTCTTGTCACCCGTGGGAGAGTCTTTAGGAGAGTCTACATGAGGTCTCTTTGGCAGGATGGGTCTAGGCTTTCCTTTCATACAGGTGTAGTTTTGGCTTAGTGAGAGCAATCCCAGTAACCTTTAGATTCTCGTTACTTGGTCCTTAGTCACTCACCACTCAAAATTTTATGTTGTTTTCCCACTTATATCATGGTTCTTGAGAGACTTAAGAAGTTGTGGTAAAACTGTCCTTCATGTTGCACGAGGATTGTCTCTATGATGTGATATGATACCTGATTGATACATATTTTATGTGTTAGGATAAACAAGCACTTGCTGATCAAAAGAAAGCCAAGTTCCATCAAACAGAAGGTGACCACCTCACTCTGCTGGCTGTGTACAATTCCTGGAAGAATAATAAGTTTTCAAACCCCTGGTGCTATGAAAATTTTATCCAGGCCCGATCCTTACGCAGGGCACAGGACATCCGCAAGCAGATGTTGGGCATTATGGACAGGTGAGCATGCCAAGAAGGAATTGGTTTTCTTAGTGTTCTTACAGTGTAGTAGCTGAACAATCTGATGTTGGTCACTGCACCCAAAACTGGAGAactcttaaatttttttttctctttaattcttCTCTGACAGGCACAAGCTGGATGTGGTATCCTGTGGGAAGGCAACGGTTCGAGTCCAGAAGGCCATCTGTAGTGGCTTCTTCCGAAATGCAGCAAAGAAGGATCCCCAGGAGGGTTATCGGACACTCATTGATCAACAGGTTGTCTATATCCACCCATCCAGTGCTCTCTTCAACAGGCAGCCAGAATGGTAAGAAAGGCAGTATCACGTAATTTTCTCTTTCGGTTCAgacttcaaaactgaaaaggtTGTGGTGTGCGCTATTTGTGGAGTACAGATGGAAGTATAGGCTGCTGATTTCTCAGCAGTGAGAAGACTGAGAAAATTTCAAGAGCTTTTGGCTCTTTCTGCTGCTAAAATCAGTGCCTGCGCAGAGGTGAGAATTGTTTTGTgagccagggccaggctggcagcccacagctttgtgtttctgtgttgtGGAAGTGAGTTTAAAACACAGAGTGTTGGAGGGTGAGGGAGGAGAGAATTGTTTTAAATGGATTGAAGTAGTTCTACGCTGAAGAGTAGTCGTGAAGtaggagggggaaaaagaagataGTTCTTCTGGATGGTTCTTTTGGAGTCTGTGTTGTAGCTTGTAAGGAGCCTTCTACTGAAGGAGggtgaaactgaaataaagggGCAAGCTTAGATACTCCAGCCTTTGTCTTGTCTCTTCTTGTTTGGAAAAAGTGATTTCCAAAGTTGCTCTCCCTTTTCACAGGGTGGTGTATCATGAACTGGTGCTGACCACCAAGGAATATATGCGTGAAGTGACGACTATCGATCCTCGCTGGCTGGTGGAATTTGCACCAGCTTTCTTCAAGGTTTCTGATCCAACCAAGctgagcaaacagaaaaagcagcagcggCTGGAGCCCCTGTACAATCGCTACGAGGAGCCCAACGCTTGGAGGATATCACGTGCATTCAGGCGGCGATGAGCCTGGTTCCCCCCTGGAGTCTGACTGGGTTTGTAGTTGTGGGACTGCAGTTTTTCCACTGTTGCAAGTGTCCTGAAAGAAAGGCGAATGTCAGTTGAAGCTTACCTACAAAATGATCGGAAAAGAAGTGTTTTCAGAGCAAAAGCACACGGGGGCGATGTGTGCTTGTGTTGGCTGCCCCTCGGATTCCACAGCTGGTGGCCCTGAGTCTTCTCAGTGTGTTGAgtcatttcagaaacagttctTGGAGCAGTTCTTTAGTCATTCTTCTTTTAAGAGACAAAACTTAAGACTTGGAGATCTGGGCGCTGagctgaagaacagcaaaaagataatgattaaaaaatagtTGTCCACCACCATAACTGTGTTCTTAATGATCAGGCAAATAGATGCTGGAATAGTTTGTTTCTTTACCCTGCTGCAagggatttatttcttcttatgcTCTTGGACGGTGGATGTTT
This DNA window, taken from Falco peregrinus isolate bFalPer1 chromosome 18, bFalPer1.pri, whole genome shotgun sequence, encodes the following:
- the DHX8 gene encoding ATP-dependent RNA helicase DHX8: MADLAAMEELAKLEYLSLVSKVCTELDNHLGINDKDLAEFVISLAEKNTTFDTFKAVLQKNGAEFTDSLISNLLRLIQTMRPPPKPSTSKETVVKPKSEKEKLKELFPALCRPDNPNIRNMLDEDDVKVAADALKELEALMPSVDRQAKQRSSDHRAKKRRRSRSRSRDRKRRHRSRSRSRDRNRGKSRYRSRSRSRSPSRDRKDREKYNEKSNERWRDKHIDRPPPEEPSIGDIYNGKVTSIMQFGCFVQLEGLRKRWEGLVHISELRREGRVANVADVVSKGQRVKVKVLSFTGSKTSLSMKDVDQDTGEDLNPNRRRNLVGESNEETSMRNPDRPSHLSLVNAPEVEDDSLERKRLTRISDPEKWEIKQMIAANVLSKEEFPDFDEETGILPKVDDEEDEDLEIELVEEEPPFLRGHTKQSMDMSPIKIVKNPDGSLSQAAMMQSALAKERRELKQAQREAEMDSIPMGLNTHWVDPLPDVDGRQIAANMRGIGMMPNDIPEWKKHAFGGNKASYGKKTQLSIIEQRESLPIFRLKEQLIQAVHDNQILIVIGETGSGKTTQITQYLAEAGYTSRGKIGCTQPRRVAAMSVAKRVSEEFGCCLGQEVGYTIRFEDCTSPETVIKYMTDGMLLRECLIDPDLTQYAIIMLDEAHERTIHTDVLFGLLKKTVQKRQDMKLIVTSATLDAVKFSQYFYEAPIFTIPGRTYPVEILYTKEPETDYLDASLITVMQIHLTEPPGDILVFLTGQEEIDTACEILYERMKSLGPDVPELIILPVYSALPSEMQTRIFDPAPPGSRKVVIATNIAETSLTIDGIYYVVDPGFVKQKVYNSKTGIDQLVVTPISQAQAKQRAGRAGRTGPGKCYRLYTERAYRDEMLTTNVPEIQRTNLASTVLSLKAMGINDLLSFDFMDAPPMETLITAMEQLYTLGALDDEGLLTRLGRRMAEFPLEPMLCKMLIMSVHLGCSEEMLTIVSMLSVQNVFYRPKDKQALADQKKAKFHQTEGDHLTLLAVYNSWKNNKFSNPWCYENFIQARSLRRAQDIRKQMLGIMDRHKLDVVSCGKATVRVQKAICSGFFRNAAKKDPQEGYRTLIDQQVVYIHPSSALFNRQPEWVVYHELVLTTKEYMREVTTIDPRWLVEFAPAFFKVSDPTKLSKQKKQQRLEPLYNRYEEPNAWRISRAFRRR